The Burkholderia ubonensis genome has a window encoding:
- a CDS encoding PLP-dependent aminotransferase family protein has product MRASVLSDWLAQRLVRGGAQPIYRQLHRLLQQAILSRELPAGTRVPSSRLLAAELGIARNTVTQVYEQLALEGYVSSATGRGTFVADSAPDELVGAPADAAGLTPAPRARPLSARGARLVEGAGVSKRQGGAFMPGVPDVSRFPARVWTRLHNKYWRRLRPDLLTYAPGGGLALLREALADYLRTSRSVRCAPEQIVITTGIHQSIDLAVRLLTDPGDAIWTEDPCYWGVRSVLNVSGLTTRPIPVDDEGIAPSAADLAEPPKLMLVTPSHQYPLGMVMSLARRRMLLEYARQHRCWIIEDDYDSEFRYGSRPLASLQGLDTAGQVIYVGSFGKTLFPGLRVGYLVAPEPLADSFATASAELYREGQLLQQAVLAEFIAEGHFVSHIRKMRTLYGQRREMLLDAVARRYGDTLQAAGSDAGLHLVTRLPDGVDDRAVAQAALARNIVVRPLSGYYADPARAASGLLLGYACVPEEEIAPAFATLAEAIDERAFDGVVAAA; this is encoded by the coding sequence ATGCGGGCAAGCGTGTTGTCGGACTGGCTGGCGCAGCGTCTCGTGCGCGGCGGTGCGCAGCCGATCTACCGGCAGCTGCACCGGCTGCTGCAGCAGGCGATCCTGTCGCGGGAGCTGCCGGCCGGCACGCGCGTGCCGTCGTCGCGGCTGCTGGCGGCCGAGCTCGGGATCGCGCGCAACACGGTGACCCAGGTGTACGAGCAGCTCGCGCTCGAAGGCTATGTGAGCTCGGCGACCGGCCGCGGCACGTTCGTCGCCGACAGCGCGCCGGACGAGCTCGTCGGCGCGCCGGCGGACGCCGCGGGCCTGACGCCGGCCCCGCGGGCGCGGCCGCTGTCCGCGCGCGGCGCGCGGCTCGTCGAGGGCGCGGGCGTGTCGAAGCGGCAGGGCGGCGCGTTCATGCCGGGCGTGCCCGATGTGTCGCGATTTCCGGCGCGCGTATGGACGCGCCTGCACAACAAGTACTGGCGGCGCCTGCGTCCTGACCTGCTGACCTACGCGCCGGGCGGCGGGCTCGCGCTGCTGCGCGAGGCGCTGGCCGACTATCTGCGCACGTCGCGCTCGGTGCGCTGCGCGCCGGAGCAGATCGTGATCACGACCGGCATCCATCAGTCGATCGATCTCGCGGTGCGGCTCCTGACCGACCCGGGCGACGCGATCTGGACCGAGGACCCGTGCTACTGGGGCGTGCGCAGCGTGCTCAACGTGTCGGGGCTCACGACGCGGCCGATTCCGGTCGACGACGAGGGGATCGCGCCGTCGGCCGCCGATCTCGCCGAGCCGCCGAAGCTGATGCTCGTCACGCCGTCGCACCAGTATCCGCTCGGGATGGTGATGAGCCTCGCGCGGCGCCGGATGCTGCTCGAATATGCGCGCCAGCACCGCTGCTGGATCATCGAGGACGACTACGACAGCGAGTTCCGCTACGGCAGCCGGCCGCTCGCGTCGCTGCAGGGGCTCGACACGGCGGGGCAGGTGATCTACGTCGGCAGTTTCGGCAAGACGCTGTTTCCGGGGCTGCGGGTCGGCTACCTCGTCGCGCCGGAGCCGCTCGCGGACAGCTTCGCGACGGCGAGCGCGGAGCTGTACCGGGAAGGGCAGCTGCTGCAGCAGGCGGTGCTCGCGGAGTTCATCGCCGAAGGGCACTTCGTGTCGCACATCCGCAAGATGCGCACGCTGTACGGGCAGCGCCGCGAGATGCTGCTCGACGCGGTCGCGCGCCGCTACGGCGATACGCTGCAGGCGGCCGGCAGCGATGCCGGGCTGCACCTGGTGACGCGGCTGCCGGACGGCGTCGACGATCGCGCGGTCGCGCAGGCCGCGCTCGCGCGCAACATCGTCGTGCGGCCGCTGTCCGGGTATTACGCGGACCCGGCGCGCGCGGCGTCGGGGCTGCTGCTCGGCTACGCGTGCGTGCCGGAAGAGGAGATCGCGCCGGCGTTCGCGACGCTGGCGGAGGCGATCGACGAGCGGGCGTTCGACGGGGTCGTTGCGGCGGCTTGA
- a CDS encoding 4-aminobutyrate--2-oxoglutarate transaminase, producing MKNADLQARKNAATPRGVGVMCDFYAARAENAELWDVEGRRFIDFAAGIAVLNTGHRHPKIVKAIADQLNSFTHTAYQIVPYASYVELAEKINARAPGDFAKKTAFFTTGAEAVENAIKIARAATGRPGVIAFSGGFHGRTMMGMALTGKVAPYKLNFGPFPGDVFHAPYPTALHGVTTADSIKAIEMLFKADIDPKRVAAIIFEPVQGEGGFNPAPAEFVRALRKICDEHGILLIADEVQTGFARTGKLFAMQHYDVQADLITMAKSLAGGMPLSGVVGRADVMDAAAPGGLGGTYAGNPLAVASAHAVLEIIDEEKLCERATQLGDVLKAKLNALQADVPQIADVRGPGAMIAVEFMKPGTGEPDAEFTKRVQARALERGLLLLVCGVYSNVVRFLFPLTIPQAVFDEALVILEDVLKETVGVPA from the coding sequence GTGAAGAATGCCGACCTGCAGGCCCGCAAGAACGCCGCCACCCCGCGCGGCGTCGGCGTGATGTGCGATTTCTATGCAGCCCGCGCCGAGAACGCGGAGCTGTGGGACGTCGAAGGCCGCCGCTTCATCGATTTCGCCGCCGGCATCGCGGTGCTGAACACGGGCCACCGCCATCCGAAGATCGTCAAGGCGATCGCCGACCAGTTGAACAGCTTCACGCACACCGCGTACCAGATCGTCCCGTACGCGTCGTACGTCGAGCTGGCCGAGAAGATCAACGCGCGCGCGCCGGGCGACTTCGCGAAGAAGACCGCGTTCTTCACGACCGGCGCCGAAGCCGTCGAGAACGCGATCAAGATCGCGCGCGCGGCGACCGGCCGTCCGGGCGTCATCGCGTTCTCGGGCGGCTTCCACGGCCGCACGATGATGGGCATGGCGCTGACCGGCAAGGTCGCGCCGTACAAGCTGAACTTCGGCCCGTTCCCGGGCGACGTGTTCCACGCGCCGTACCCGACCGCGCTGCACGGCGTGACGACCGCCGACTCGATCAAGGCGATCGAGATGCTGTTCAAGGCCGACATCGATCCGAAGCGCGTCGCCGCGATCATCTTCGAGCCGGTGCAGGGCGAAGGCGGCTTCAACCCGGCGCCGGCGGAATTCGTGCGCGCGCTGCGCAAGATCTGCGACGAGCACGGCATCCTGCTGATCGCCGACGAAGTGCAGACGGGCTTCGCGCGCACCGGCAAGCTGTTCGCGATGCAGCACTACGACGTGCAGGCCGACCTGATCACGATGGCGAAGAGCCTCGCGGGCGGCATGCCGCTGTCGGGCGTCGTCGGCCGTGCCGACGTGATGGACGCGGCCGCGCCCGGCGGCCTCGGCGGCACCTACGCGGGCAACCCGCTCGCGGTCGCGTCGGCGCACGCGGTGCTCGAGATCATCGACGAAGAGAAGCTGTGCGAGCGCGCGACGCAGCTCGGCGACGTGCTGAAGGCGAAGCTGAACGCGCTGCAGGCCGACGTGCCGCAGATCGCCGACGTGCGCGGCCCGGGCGCGATGATCGCGGTCGAGTTCATGAAGCCGGGCACCGGCGAGCCGGATGCGGAATTCACGAAGCGCGTGCAGGCGCGCGCGCTCGAGCGCGGCCTGCTGCTGCTCGTGTGCGGCGTGTACTCGAACGTCGTGCGCTTCCTGTTCCCGCTGACGATTCCGCAAGCCGTGTTCGACGAAGCGCTCGTGATCCTCGAGGACGTGCTGAAGGAAACGGTCGGCGTGCCGGCCTGA
- the gabD gene encoding NADP-dependent succinate-semialdehyde dehydrogenase, whose protein sequence is MSTVHVQESLSLKDPSLFRQQAYVNGAWQGAANGETFEVRNPATGGLVGVVPVLGAAETRQAIDAANAAWPAWRKKTAKERAAILRKWHDLMMENADDLALILTTEQGKSLAEAKGEIGYAASFLEWFAEEGKRVYGDTIPTPASDKRIVVTKEPVGVCAAITPWNFPAAMITRKVGPALAAGCPIVVKPAEATPFSALAMAVLAERAGVPAGVFSVVTGDPKAIGGELTSNPVVRKLSFTGSTPVGRLLMAQCAPTVKKVSLELGGNAPFIVFDDADLDAAVQGAIASKYRNSGQTCVCTNRFYVHEAVYDQFAQKLAAAVGQLKVGRGTEPGVTQGPLINEAAVLKVEAHIEDALAKGATVVTGGKRHALGHGFFEPTVLTGVTPAMKVAKEETFGPLAPLFKFGSDDEVIRLANDTEFGLAAYFYSRDIGRVWKVAEALEYGMVGVNTGLISNEVAPFGGVKQSGLGREGSHYGIDDYVVIKYLCLAV, encoded by the coding sequence ATGAGCACTGTCCATGTCCAGGAATCCCTTTCCCTGAAAGATCCGTCGCTGTTCCGCCAGCAGGCTTACGTCAACGGCGCATGGCAAGGCGCGGCGAACGGCGAGACGTTCGAGGTCCGCAACCCGGCGACGGGCGGCCTCGTCGGCGTCGTGCCGGTGCTGGGCGCGGCCGAGACGCGCCAGGCGATCGACGCCGCGAACGCCGCATGGCCCGCGTGGCGCAAGAAGACCGCGAAGGAACGCGCGGCGATCCTGCGCAAGTGGCATGACCTGATGATGGAAAACGCCGACGACCTGGCGCTGATCCTGACCACCGAGCAAGGCAAGTCGCTGGCCGAGGCGAAGGGCGAGATCGGCTATGCCGCGTCGTTCCTCGAATGGTTCGCGGAAGAAGGCAAGCGCGTGTATGGCGACACGATCCCGACGCCGGCGAGCGACAAGCGCATCGTCGTGACGAAGGAGCCGGTCGGCGTGTGCGCGGCGATCACGCCGTGGAACTTCCCGGCGGCGATGATCACCCGCAAGGTCGGCCCGGCGCTCGCGGCAGGCTGCCCGATCGTCGTGAAGCCGGCCGAGGCGACGCCGTTCTCCGCGCTCGCGATGGCCGTGCTGGCTGAGCGCGCGGGCGTGCCGGCCGGCGTGTTCAGCGTCGTGACGGGCGACCCGAAGGCGATCGGCGGCGAACTGACGTCGAATCCGGTCGTGCGCAAGCTGTCGTTCACCGGCTCGACGCCGGTCGGCCGCCTGCTGATGGCGCAATGCGCGCCGACGGTCAAGAAGGTGTCGCTGGAGCTGGGCGGCAACGCGCCGTTCATCGTGTTCGACGACGCCGACCTCGACGCGGCGGTGCAGGGCGCGATCGCGTCGAAGTACCGCAACAGCGGCCAGACCTGCGTGTGCACGAACCGCTTCTACGTGCACGAAGCCGTGTACGACCAGTTCGCGCAGAAGCTCGCGGCGGCGGTCGGCCAGCTGAAGGTCGGGCGCGGCACCGAGCCGGGCGTCACGCAAGGCCCGCTGATCAACGAAGCGGCCGTGCTGAAGGTCGAGGCGCACATCGAGGACGCGCTCGCGAAAGGCGCGACCGTCGTCACGGGCGGCAAGCGCCACGCGCTCGGCCACGGCTTCTTCGAGCCGACCGTGCTGACGGGCGTCACGCCGGCGATGAAGGTCGCGAAGGAAGAGACGTTCGGGCCGCTCGCGCCGCTGTTCAAGTTCGGCAGCGACGACGAAGTGATCCGCCTCGCGAACGACACCGAGTTCGGCCTCGCCGCGTACTTCTACAGCCGCGACATCGGCCGCGTGTGGAAGGTCGCCGAAGCGCTCGAGTACGGGATGGTCGGCGTCAACACCGGCCTGATCTCGAACGAGGTCGCGCCGTTCGGCGGCGTGAAGCAGTCCGGCCTCGGCCGCGAAGGCTCGCACTACGGCATCGACGACTACGTCGTGATCAAGTATCTCTGTCTCGCTGTTTGA
- a CDS encoding PAS domain-containing methyl-accepting chemotaxis protein: MRNNQPVTQREFEFPDDATLMSTTDANSYIQYANAAFIQVSGFSPEEIEGQPHNVVRHPDMPKEAFADMWATLKNGEPWTALVKNRRKNGDHYWVRSNTVPVMRNGQPTGYMSVRTKASRDEIAAADALYRAFREGNAGSRRFHKGLVVRTGLLGFTSLFRTMSVRARLHATLGVLAPVVVGAGWACGLGGGALAGFAAVTAGASLIAGLWLDAQIARPLKQLRDQALNVATGDRRGGAGMDRVDEIGMTLRTINQLGLMFRWLVDDVSEQVLNVQRASNEIAQGNNDLSARTEQASTSVQQTAASMAEMTATVSSNAETALQANQLSVSASEAAMRGGQAVNEVVATMNDITASSHKIADIIGVIDGIAFQTNILALNAAVEAARAGDQGRGFAVVAGEVRSLAQRSANAAKEIKTLIGASVERVESGSRIVDGAGKTMEDIVAQVKRVSDLIAEISASTAEQSSGVTQVDQAVVHLDSITQQNAALVEQSTAASESLKQQATRLVDAVNVFR; encoded by the coding sequence ATGCGCAATAACCAGCCTGTCACGCAACGCGAATTCGAGTTTCCCGATGACGCGACGCTGATGTCGACCACCGACGCCAACAGCTACATCCAGTACGCGAACGCGGCGTTCATTCAGGTCAGCGGATTTTCTCCGGAAGAAATCGAAGGTCAGCCGCACAACGTCGTGCGCCATCCGGACATGCCGAAGGAGGCATTCGCCGACATGTGGGCGACGCTGAAGAACGGCGAGCCGTGGACGGCGCTCGTGAAGAACCGCCGCAAGAACGGCGATCACTACTGGGTGCGTTCGAATACGGTGCCGGTGATGCGCAACGGCCAGCCGACCGGCTACATGTCGGTGCGCACGAAGGCGTCGCGCGACGAGATCGCGGCTGCCGATGCGCTGTACCGCGCGTTCCGCGAAGGCAACGCCGGCAGTCGCCGCTTCCATAAGGGCCTGGTCGTGCGCACCGGCCTGCTCGGCTTCACGTCGCTGTTCCGGACGATGTCGGTGCGCGCGCGGCTGCATGCGACGCTCGGCGTGCTGGCGCCCGTCGTGGTCGGCGCCGGCTGGGCGTGCGGCCTCGGCGGCGGCGCGCTGGCCGGGTTTGCGGCGGTGACGGCCGGCGCGTCGCTGATCGCCGGGCTGTGGCTCGATGCGCAGATCGCCCGCCCGCTGAAGCAGTTGCGCGACCAGGCGCTGAACGTCGCGACCGGCGATCGCCGCGGCGGCGCCGGCATGGACCGCGTCGACGAGATCGGCATGACGCTGCGCACGATCAACCAGCTCGGGCTGATGTTCCGCTGGCTGGTCGACGACGTCAGCGAGCAGGTGCTCAACGTGCAGCGCGCGAGCAACGAGATCGCGCAGGGCAACAACGACCTGAGCGCGCGCACCGAACAGGCGTCGACCAGCGTCCAGCAGACGGCCGCGTCGATGGCCGAGATGACGGCCACCGTGTCGAGCAACGCGGAGACGGCGCTGCAGGCCAACCAGCTGTCGGTGTCGGCGAGCGAGGCGGCCATGCGCGGCGGGCAGGCGGTCAACGAAGTGGTCGCGACGATGAACGACATCACCGCGAGTTCGCACAAGATCGCCGACATCATCGGCGTGATCGACGGGATCGCATTCCAGACCAACATCCTGGCGCTGAACGCAGCGGTCGAGGCGGCGCGCGCGGGCGATCAGGGGCGCGGTTTCGCGGTGGTCGCGGGCGAGGTGCGCTCGCTCGCGCAGCGCAGCGCGAATGCGGCGAAGGAGATCAAGACGCTGATCGGCGCGAGCGTCGAGCGGGTGGAGTCGGGCTCGCGCATCGTAGACGGCGCGGGCAAGACGATGGAGGACATCGTCGCGCAGGTGAAGCGGGTGTCGGACCTGATCGCGGAGATCAGCGCATCGACCGCCGAGCAGAGCTCGGGCGTCACGCAGGTCGATCAGGCGGTCGTGCATCTCGACAGCATCACGCAGCAGAACGCGGCGCTCGTCGAGCAGAGCACGGCGGCGTCGGAGAGCCTGAAGCAGCAGGCGACGCGGCTGGTGGATGCGGTGAACGTGTTTCGTTGA
- a CDS encoding PAS domain-containing methyl-accepting chemotaxis protein, protein MRNNQPVTQHEFEFPDDATLMSTTDADSIITYANTTFAYVSGFSTDELVGQPHNLVRHPDMPKEAFADMWATLKGGEPWTALVKNRRKDGDHYWVRANAVPVMRNGRTEGYLSVRTKAPRDQIAGAEALYRDFREGRAGKRRFHKGLVVRTGLMRIVSLPQTMSVRARVHSALAVLAPVVIGTGWACGLDGGGLAAFAAVTAGAAAAAGMWLDAQIARPLKQLRDQALNVATGDRRGGAGMDRVDEIGMTLRTINQLGLMFRWLVDDVSEQVLNVQRASNEIAQGNNDLSARTEQAASSVQQTAASMAEMTATVDSNAQTAQQANQLSVSASEAAERGGHAMSEIVNTMNDITDSSRRISDIIGVIDGIAFQTNILALNAAVEAARAGDQGRGFAVVAGEVRSLAQRSANAAKEIKTLIGASVERVESGSRIVDGAGKTMEDIVAQVKRVSDLIAEISSSTAEQSTGVAQVDQAVVHLDNITQQNAALVEQSAAASESLKQQAMRLVDAVNVFR, encoded by the coding sequence ATGCGCAACAACCAGCCCGTTACCCAACACGAATTCGAATTCCCCGACGATGCGACGCTGATGTCGACCACTGACGCCGACAGCATCATCACCTATGCGAACACAACGTTTGCGTATGTGAGCGGTTTCTCCACCGACGAACTCGTCGGCCAGCCGCACAACCTCGTGCGGCACCCGGACATGCCGAAGGAGGCGTTCGCCGACATGTGGGCGACGCTCAAGGGCGGCGAACCATGGACCGCGCTCGTCAAGAACCGCCGCAAGGACGGCGACCATTACTGGGTGCGCGCGAACGCGGTGCCGGTGATGCGCAACGGCCGCACGGAGGGCTACCTGTCGGTGCGCACGAAGGCGCCGCGCGACCAGATCGCGGGCGCCGAGGCGCTGTATCGCGACTTTCGCGAAGGCCGCGCCGGCAAGCGGCGTTTCCACAAGGGGCTGGTCGTGCGCACCGGGCTGATGCGCATCGTCTCGCTGCCGCAAACGATGTCGGTGCGCGCGCGCGTTCACTCGGCGTTGGCCGTGCTGGCGCCGGTCGTGATCGGCACGGGCTGGGCGTGCGGTCTCGACGGCGGCGGGCTCGCGGCGTTCGCCGCGGTGACGGCCGGCGCCGCCGCGGCGGCCGGCATGTGGCTCGATGCGCAGATCGCCCGCCCGCTGAAGCAGTTGCGCGACCAGGCGCTGAACGTCGCGACCGGCGATCGCCGCGGCGGCGCCGGCATGGACCGCGTCGACGAGATCGGCATGACGCTGCGCACGATCAACCAGCTCGGGCTGATGTTCCGCTGGCTGGTCGACGACGTCAGCGAGCAGGTGCTCAACGTGCAGCGCGCGAGCAACGAGATCGCGCAGGGCAACAACGACCTGAGCGCGCGCACCGAGCAGGCCGCGTCGAGCGTGCAGCAGACGGCCGCGTCGATGGCGGAGATGACGGCGACCGTCGACAGCAACGCGCAGACCGCGCAGCAGGCGAACCAGTTGTCGGTCTCTGCGAGCGAGGCGGCGGAACGCGGCGGGCACGCGATGTCCGAGATCGTCAATACGATGAACGACATCACGGACAGCTCGCGCCGGATTTCGGACATCATCGGCGTGATCGACGGGATCGCATTCCAGACCAACATCCTGGCGCTGAACGCAGCGGTCGAGGCGGCGCGCGCGGGCGATCAGGGGCGCGGTTTCGCGGTGGTCGCGGGCGAGGTGCGCTCGCTCGCGCAGCGCAGCGCGAATGCGGCGAAGGAGATCAAGACGCTGATCGGCGCGAGCGTCGAGCGCGTCGAGTCGGGCTCGCGCATCGTAGACGGCGCGGGCAAGACGATGGAAGACATCGTCGCGCAGGTCAAACGCGTGTCGGATCTGATCGCGGAGATCAGCTCGTCGACGGCCGAGCAAAGCACGGGCGTCGCGCAGGTCGATCAGGCGGTCGTGCATCTGGACAACATCACGCAGCAGAACGCGGCGCTGGTCGAGCAGAGCGCGGCGGCGTCGGAGAGCCTGAAGCAGCAGGCGATGCGGCTGGTCGACGCGGTGAACGTGTTCCGCTGA
- a CDS encoding DUF523 domain-containing protein, producing MCLLGHPVRYDGAARRSAHDALARWQRDGRLVLVCPELAGGLGVPRPPAEIASGASGQRVLAGAARIVDVHGTDLTAQFVCGAQAALALARAHDCRFALLADGSPSCGSRFIHDGNFAGRRHPGAGVTAALLREHGIEVFADTEIDALAARIAQHSPAE from the coding sequence ATGTGCCTGCTCGGGCATCCCGTCCGCTACGACGGCGCAGCCAGGCGCAGCGCGCATGACGCGCTCGCGCGCTGGCAGCGCGACGGGCGGCTGGTGCTCGTCTGCCCGGAGCTCGCCGGCGGGCTGGGCGTGCCGCGGCCGCCCGCCGAGATCGCCAGCGGCGCATCGGGCCAGCGCGTGCTCGCCGGCGCCGCACGGATCGTCGACGTGCATGGGACCGATCTGACCGCGCAGTTCGTCTGCGGCGCACAAGCCGCGCTCGCGCTGGCCCGCGCGCACGATTGCCGCTTCGCGCTGCTCGCGGACGGCAGTCCGTCGTGCGGCAGCCGCTTCATTCATGACGGGAATTTTGCGGGGCGTCGGCATCCGGGCGCCGGCGTGACGGCGGCCTTGCTGCGCGAGCATGGCATCGAGGTATTCGCGGACACCGAGATCGACGCGCTCGCCGCGCGTATCGCGCAGCATTCGCCGGCCGAATGA